A segment of the Paraburkholderia fungorum genome:
AGGGCATCGTCCTGTGTCACTATCCGAATGTGACGCGTCCCCCGTCGCGTACCAGATGAACGATAAGAGACAGCATGCAAACAGAGGAATCGCCGAAGAAGGCGCGACAGAAGGCTGGCCGGCAGCCGGTGGCCGGTGCGGCGTCGAAAGTCGCAACGAGGCGCGACAAGGAAGTGCCGATCGATCCGGCGGCTGCAAATGCGGATGCCGTTGCAGTTGCGGAACCTGTGGAGCACGCCGGTGAAGCAAGCCCCGGCGAGACGATCGCGCGCCATCGTCACGCGCGCGGTATGACGCTCACGGCACTATCGGCGTTGTCGTCGGTGTCGATCTCGACCATTTCGCGAATCGAGAATGGCCGCATTTCGCCGACGTATTCGGTGCTGTCGCGGCTGGCCAAGGCGCTCGATATCCGCTGGCCGGATATGGTCGGGGGCAACGAGAAGTCGTTTGCGCAGGGTTGCCGCGCGGTGAGTCGCGCGGGTCACGGCGTGAAGCATCCCACGTCGACGGGTATCTTCGAATGGCTCGGCGCGGAACTCGTGACCAAGTCGATGGAGCCCACGCTGATCGAAGCCATTGCCGACACCGGCAAGCATGTGCTCGCCGCGCACGATGGCCAGGAGTTCATCTTCGTGACCGAAGGCTCGCTCATCTTCATGATGCGCGACTATGCTCCGCTCACGCTCGAAAAGGGCGACAGCGTCTATTTCGATGCGGGCACGCCGCACGCCTGTTATGGCGTGCAGATGCCCGCGCGTTATCTATCGATCGTGGCGAAGCCCTGAGGGTTGAGTCGAGGTAGGAGCATGAATCGATTTAACGAGCGTTCAGAAGACGCCCGGCAGACTCGATAACGGCATCCCGGACCTCTTCAGCTGAGCCCTTGAAATACGGTGCGCTCATCGCTTCATAAGTGATCCGGTCGTAGCTGCCTGCATCGGGCAGGTACTTGGCCGCGCCGTTCACCATCGTCGCGACCAGCGTGTGCGCGAACGGCGAATGAGCTTTCATATCGACGGCGGTCTGACTCGACAACTCCGCCTGAAACCCGAACACGGCAATTGCGCCGAGCCTGACAATCCAGAACGGCACATCGACCGGTTTGCCGGCCTCGAACCGATAGGTCGTGGACGGCCGCTTGGAAGCCGCATTCGGCGAAAACGCCTGGCTCTGCACGCGCACCTTGCCGCTTGTCACCGCGAGCACGGGAGCGTTCGTGTTGTCGTCCGCGATATTTTGCGCAACGCGATACGCTTCACCGCCGAGTCGCTCGCCCAGCAGATCGACGAGTAAAAAGCCTGCTTCGTGGATATCGACGGTGCTCGAATGTCCGTCACGGTCCAACCGGTTTCGCTTCGCCGTCAGATAAGGCGCCTGGTCGCCGGCTGCGCCAACCAGAAATAACGCGACCGTGCCGTCGCCATATTGCTGCTCGACGTAACGGGTCGCCGCGCCCGCGAGGTCGGCGCTGATCTGCATGCCGCCACCTTGCAGCGTCGACTCGTTCATGATCGACGACTGCACCGCGTAATTCACAACGATAGCGATAGGGTGACGGTCGCTGCCTTCCAGACGGATGACGTTCACGCTTTTATCCGAGAACCCCGCGTCGTTCGCACCGAGCCACCAGCCGTCGGCTGTCCGCACATCCCGATTCACGTTGACGTTGCTCGTGCCGCTGCCGAAGCCGATGCTCGCGGGCTGCATGTCTTGCATCGCGATCGTCGCGGCCTGTGTCACCGACGTTTCGATCGCCTGCACGATCTGCTGCTTGCGCCGCTGTTCGGCGGGGTCCGGCGCGGGGCCTTGCACATGCGGCACGGAGAACGTATGGCTTGCTGATACGACGACATCGGCGGCTCGCATCTGCGCCGCGCGGCCGACAATATCTTTCACCTGAGCGACCAGTGTGTCGGGCATCGAAGTGAGATCGACGGTGACCAGCGCAATTCGATTCGTGCCGTTATCGAGCACGATCACTCGCGACTGCAGCGGATCGTGCACGCTCACGTAACCGTCGACGGGCAAATCCGCTTGCCCGATTTCGATAGCCGCCCTGCCTGCTCCTGCGCGAAGGCTTGCCGCCACCGCGCCTTCGCATGCCGATGCGAACGCGAGCGCGACCGTCACGAGCAGCAAATTTTTATAGCGCCGCAGAAGCGTCATTCGGATTCCGCTCCTGCGTTGAGCGACGCCTTCACGTGCACCCCTTCATGGGGCGCAACGCACGCAAAGCTCGCCGCCTTGCCGATATCACCATGCCCGGTATAGCGCGCCACTTCGGGATACGCGCACAGCGGACGCGTGCGCACGACCTTGCCGCCATCGACTTTCGACGCCACCACGCGCTGCGGTGCGACACCGTGCGCGACCCATTTATCAATGGTGCCCAGCTTGTCGAAGGTATCGCAACCTGCACCGCCAAAGCAGTGACCCATGCCCGGAATCGTGAACAGCCGCGCCGACGCCCGCGTCGTATCGCCGGCATTGCGCATCAGGGTCCGGTAGTAGCCGATCAACTCCTGCGGATTGTGATAGTCGTTCCAGCCGATATACATCAGCAGCTTGCCGCCGCGCGCGAAGAACGGCTTCAGGTCTGCATCCACGTGAAGCAACGGCCCGACGTTGGCGATGGCCTTGTCAATGTCCTTGTCCCAGTCGATGCCCGACCAGTCCCAGTCGGGATTCTGAAACGCGGTATAGCGGAAAATATCGAGCGCGACCGGAAATGGCTTGCCGTCGGCAAAACCCGCGAGTTGCGATTCGCTACCCTTCGCCGGCCCCGGAAAAATCACTTCGTGCGTGCGCGGATTGACCGGCCCCGCGTAAATCTGCTCCAGCAGATGCACCTGCGGCGCGGTCAGACAGTCGGGCGCGTCGGCGCCTTTGCACAGCAGTTGCCGCGGCTCGAACAGGCACCGGTCGGGTTCGTCGACAAAACCCTGCTTGCGCCCGGCAGGCGACGCGCAGGCTTCGATCACGGCCTTGTTGACCATGTCGAACTTTTCCTTGGGAATCGCGAGGCTCGGGTCGTGATGGACGAGCCAGCTCGGCCACAACTGCGCCGCGTTGAAATTCACGATGGGGTTGGGCGGAGCACCGGCGACGATGCCGTCGTAGTCATCCGGGAAACGCTTTGCTTCGATCAGCCCTTCCAGACCGCCGAGCGAACAGCCCACCCAATACGATTTGAGCGGTGGCTTGCCGTAGTACGCGCGAATGATCATCTTGGCGTTCACGGTCATCAGATGGTCGGCGCGCCACGCGTAGTCGGTCAGCTTCTCCGGATGACCCAGCGTGAATCGTCCGCCGTTACCTTCGGGAGTCGAGCCGTCGTGTCCCGTGTCCGTCGTGGCGGCCGCATAGCCCTGCTCGATTCCCGTCAACATGCCGGGCAGCATCAACGCGCCGGCCCAGCCGAAGCTGCCCACGCCGAGGAATTTGCCGTTCCATCCGTTCAGC
Coding sequences within it:
- a CDS encoding neutral/alkaline non-lysosomal ceramidase N-terminal domain-containing protein, with translation MTLLRRYKNLLLVTVALAFASACEGAVAASLRAGAGRAAIEIGQADLPVDGYVSVHDPLQSRVIVLDNGTNRIALVTVDLTSMPDTLVAQVKDIVGRAAQMRAADVVVSASHTFSVPHVQGPAPDPAEQRRKQQIVQAIETSVTQAATIAMQDMQPASIGFGSGTSNVNVNRDVRTADGWWLGANDAGFSDKSVNVIRLEGSDRHPIAIVVNYAVQSSIMNESTLQGGGMQISADLAGAATRYVEQQYGDGTVALFLVGAAGDQAPYLTAKRNRLDRDGHSSTVDIHEAGFLLVDLLGERLGGEAYRVAQNIADDNTNAPVLAVTSGKVRVQSQAFSPNAASKRPSTTYRFEAGKPVDVPFWIVRLGAIAVFGFQAELSSQTAVDMKAHSPFAHTLVATMVNGAAKYLPDAGSYDRITYEAMSAPYFKGSAEEVRDAVIESAGRLLNAR
- a CDS encoding helix-turn-helix domain-containing protein, with translation MQTEESPKKARQKAGRQPVAGAASKVATRRDKEVPIDPAAANADAVAVAEPVEHAGEASPGETIARHRHARGMTLTALSALSSVSISTISRIENGRISPTYSVLSRLAKALDIRWPDMVGGNEKSFAQGCRAVSRAGHGVKHPTSTGIFEWLGAELVTKSMEPTLIEAIADTGKHVLAAHDGQEFIFVTEGSLIFMMRDYAPLTLEKGDSVYFDAGTPHACYGVQMPARYLSIVAKP
- a CDS encoding tannase/feruloyl esterase family alpha/beta hydrolase, with the protein product MKLIRSGSHAGWIVRRLMAGLLALFATCVSTGAHAADATDSCSKLASLALPDATITAAETVAAGQYKMPENPLTRLGGLSGMNVAGKTANDPNPAFCRIAATLKPSSDSDIKIEVWLPLNGWNGKFLGVGSFGWAGALMLPGMLTGIEQGYAAATTDTGHDGSTPEGNGGRFTLGHPEKLTDYAWRADHLMTVNAKMIIRAYYGKPPLKSYWVGCSLGGLEGLIEAKRFPDDYDGIVAGAPPNPIVNFNAAQLWPSWLVHHDPSLAIPKEKFDMVNKAVIEACASPAGRKQGFVDEPDRCLFEPRQLLCKGADAPDCLTAPQVHLLEQIYAGPVNPRTHEVIFPGPAKGSESQLAGFADGKPFPVALDIFRYTAFQNPDWDWSGIDWDKDIDKAIANVGPLLHVDADLKPFFARGGKLLMYIGWNDYHNPQELIGYYRTLMRNAGDTTRASARLFTIPGMGHCFGGAGCDTFDKLGTIDKWVAHGVAPQRVVASKVDGGKVVRTRPLCAYPEVARYTGHGDIGKAASFACVAPHEGVHVKASLNAGAESE